A genomic window from Streptomyces mirabilis includes:
- a CDS encoding metallophosphoesterase family protein, translating to MDLPDFGIPEQLASRMSMAEQYEYLRTKLTRRRALVSAGAFAGGGLLAGCSSPSGTVRRGSAPSPSVTGQAHGSVVTPFGRHLAFGADPKTQMRVSWQVPLAVRRPYLRVGTHPGQLSRKVGAEVRALHTPGVTGVRPALDQYYVHAALDGLRPGTTYYYGVGHDGFDPASPAHGSTVGSFRTAPANPEKFVFTAFGDQGVSSAALANDKVLLRQNPAFHLHAGDICYADGTGSGKKSDGFDPGYWDLFLKQTEPVAKSVPWMVTTGNHDMEAWYSPDGYGGQAARFSLPDSGFDPRTAPGVYSFTYGNVGVVALDANDVSYEIPANQGYSGGQQTKWLDRKLGELRSSAAVDFIVLFFHHCAYSTSAHASDGGVRAAWLPLFDKHQVDLVINGHNHVYERTDAVKKGAVGRAVPVGGSTDPTRDGIVYVTAGGGGKDLYGFPSGVKDSYEGHVGRHESVSSFHWTKSQDQQRETVEWSRVRYAGFSFLSVEAEAGTTPRLKVSALAESGGRIDHFEVRRGH from the coding sequence ATGGACCTTCCCGACTTCGGCATTCCGGAGCAGCTCGCGAGCCGGATGAGCATGGCGGAGCAGTACGAGTACCTGCGTACGAAGCTCACGCGGCGCCGCGCCCTGGTGTCGGCGGGTGCGTTCGCGGGCGGCGGGCTGCTGGCCGGCTGCTCGTCCCCGTCGGGAACGGTGAGGCGCGGCTCCGCCCCGAGCCCGAGCGTCACCGGGCAGGCGCACGGTTCCGTCGTCACCCCCTTCGGCCGTCACCTCGCCTTCGGCGCCGACCCGAAGACCCAGATGCGGGTCTCCTGGCAGGTGCCGCTCGCGGTCCGGAGGCCGTATCTGCGGGTGGGCACGCATCCCGGACAGCTGAGCCGGAAGGTCGGGGCCGAGGTCCGCGCCCTGCACACGCCGGGGGTCACGGGCGTACGGCCGGCACTGGACCAGTACTACGTGCACGCGGCCCTGGACGGTCTGCGGCCCGGCACGACGTACTACTACGGCGTCGGCCACGACGGCTTCGACCCGGCCTCGCCGGCGCACGGGTCGACCGTCGGCTCCTTCCGCACGGCGCCCGCGAACCCGGAGAAGTTCGTGTTCACCGCCTTCGGCGACCAAGGTGTCAGCTCGGCCGCGCTCGCCAACGACAAGGTGCTGCTGCGCCAGAACCCCGCCTTCCACCTCCACGCGGGTGACATCTGCTACGCGGACGGGACCGGGAGCGGCAAGAAGTCGGACGGGTTCGACCCCGGGTACTGGGACCTGTTCCTCAAGCAGACCGAACCGGTGGCGAAGTCGGTGCCGTGGATGGTGACGACCGGCAACCACGACATGGAGGCCTGGTACTCGCCGGACGGCTACGGCGGCCAGGCGGCCCGCTTCTCCCTCCCGGACAGCGGCTTCGACCCACGGACGGCACCGGGCGTCTACTCCTTCACCTACGGCAACGTCGGTGTCGTGGCACTGGACGCGAACGACGTGTCGTACGAGATTCCCGCCAACCAGGGCTACTCGGGCGGGCAGCAGACGAAGTGGCTGGACAGGAAGCTGGGCGAGCTGCGCTCCTCGGCGGCGGTGGACTTCATCGTGCTCTTCTTCCACCACTGCGCCTATTCGACGTCCGCGCACGCCTCCGACGGCGGGGTGCGCGCGGCGTGGCTGCCGCTGTTCGACAAGCACCAGGTGGATCTGGTGATCAACGGGCACAACCACGTGTACGAGCGGACGGACGCCGTCAAGAAGGGTGCGGTGGGCCGTGCGGTGCCGGTGGGCGGCTCGACGGATCCGACACGGGACGGGATCGTCTACGTCACGGCGGGCGGCGGCGGCAAGGATCTGTACGGCTTCCCGTCGGGCGTGAAGGACAGTTACGAGGGGCACGTCGGCCGCCACGAGTCGGTGAGCAGCTTCCACTGGACCAAGTCGCAGGACCAGCAGCGGGAGACGGTGGAGTGGTCCCGGGTGCGCTACGCCGGCTTCTCCTTCCTCTCGGTGGAGGCGGAGGCGGGCACGACGCCCCGGCTCAAGGTGTCGGCGCTCGCGGAGAGCGGCGGGCGCATCGACCACTTCGAGGTGCGGCGCGGTCACTGA
- a CDS encoding 3-isopropylmalate dehydrogenase — protein sequence MSRSINLAVIPGDGIGQEVVAQGLKVLSAVLPQDVKLETKEFDFGAKRYHATGETLTEADLDALKQHDAILLGAIGDPSVPSGVLERGFLLKLRFAFDHHVNLRPSKLLPGVATPLAGQPEIDFVVVREGTEGPYTGNGGTIRKGTEHEVATEVSVNTAFGVERVVRDAFARAQARPRKKLTLVHKNNVLTFAGHLWTNVFNRVAEEFPEVTTDYIHVDAATIYLVTDPARFDVIVTDNLFGDIITDLAAAVSGGIGVAASGNINPSGEFPSMFEPVHGSAPDIAGQGKADPSATVLSVALLLRHLGYEAEAARIEGAVSADLAERVGKPTRSTEEIGDALAVRVAG from the coding sequence ATGTCTCGCAGCATCAATCTCGCAGTGATCCCCGGTGACGGCATCGGCCAGGAGGTCGTGGCCCAGGGGCTGAAGGTGCTCTCCGCCGTCCTTCCGCAGGATGTGAAGCTGGAGACCAAGGAGTTCGACTTCGGGGCCAAGCGCTACCACGCCACGGGTGAGACCCTCACCGAGGCCGACCTCGACGCCCTCAAGCAGCACGACGCGATCCTGCTCGGCGCGATCGGTGACCCCTCGGTCCCGTCCGGCGTCCTGGAACGCGGCTTCCTGCTCAAGCTCCGCTTCGCCTTCGACCACCACGTCAACCTGCGTCCGTCGAAGCTCCTTCCGGGTGTCGCCACCCCGCTGGCGGGCCAGCCGGAGATCGACTTCGTCGTGGTCCGCGAGGGCACCGAGGGCCCGTACACGGGCAACGGCGGCACGATCCGCAAGGGCACCGAGCACGAGGTCGCCACCGAGGTCTCCGTCAACACGGCCTTCGGTGTCGAGCGAGTCGTCCGTGACGCCTTCGCCCGCGCCCAGGCCCGCCCGCGCAAGAAGCTGACGCTGGTCCACAAGAACAACGTGCTGACCTTCGCGGGTCACCTCTGGACGAACGTCTTCAACAGGGTGGCCGAGGAGTTCCCCGAGGTCACCACGGACTACATCCACGTGGACGCAGCGACGATCTACCTGGTCACGGACCCCGCGCGCTTCGACGTGATCGTCACCGACAACCTCTTCGGCGACATCATCACCGACCTCGCCGCGGCCGTCTCCGGCGGCATCGGCGTCGCCGCGAGCGGGAACATCAACCCCTCCGGTGAATTCCCCTCGATGTTCGAGCCCGTGCACGGCTCGGCGCCCGACATCGCGGGCCAGGGCAAGGCCGACCCCAGCGCCACCGTCCTGTCCGTCGCCCTCCTGCTGCGCCACCTCGGCTACGAGGCCGAGGCCGCCCGCATCGAGGGCGCCGTCTCGGCCGACCTCGCCGAGCGCGTGGGCAAGCCCACCCGCAGCACCGAGGAAATCGGCGACGCGCTCGCCGTACGAGTAGCCGGCTGA
- a CDS encoding branched-chain amino acid aminotransferase — MTTPTIELKPSSQPRSAAEREAILANPGFGRHFTDHMVTIKWTEGRGWHDGQLVPYGPLSLDPANMTLHYAQEIFEGLKAYRQPDGSVATFRPDKNARRFQASARRLGMPELPVETFIEACDVLVQQDCAWVPAHGGEESLYLRPFMIATEVGLGVKPANEYLFLVIASPAGAYFPGGVRPVSIWVSEDHVRAVPGGMGDAKTGGNYAASLLAQAEAAEQGCAQVCYLDAVEHKWIEELGGMNLYFVYGDRIITPSLTGSILEGVTRDSLLTVARDLGYTSEEGRVSIDQWQRDAENGTLTEVFACGTAAVITPVGTVKRTGAEWQQSGGEPGEVTVKLREALLDIQRGISEDKHGWMHPLG, encoded by the coding sequence ATGACGACGCCCACGATCGAGCTCAAGCCCTCTTCGCAGCCCCGCTCCGCGGCGGAGCGCGAGGCGATCCTCGCCAACCCCGGGTTCGGCCGCCACTTCACCGACCACATGGTGACGATCAAGTGGACCGAGGGCCGCGGCTGGCACGACGGCCAGCTCGTCCCGTACGGCCCGCTCTCCCTCGACCCCGCGAACATGACCCTGCACTACGCGCAGGAGATCTTCGAGGGCCTCAAGGCCTACCGCCAGCCCGACGGCTCCGTCGCCACCTTCCGCCCGGACAAGAACGCCCGGCGCTTCCAGGCCTCCGCCCGTCGGCTCGGCATGCCGGAGCTGCCCGTGGAGACGTTCATCGAGGCCTGTGACGTGCTGGTCCAGCAGGACTGCGCCTGGGTCCCGGCGCACGGCGGCGAAGAGTCCCTCTACCTGCGCCCGTTCATGATCGCGACCGAGGTCGGCCTGGGCGTGAAGCCCGCCAACGAGTACCTCTTCCTGGTCATCGCCTCCCCGGCCGGCGCCTACTTCCCCGGCGGCGTCAGGCCCGTCTCCATCTGGGTCTCCGAGGACCACGTCCGCGCCGTCCCCGGCGGCATGGGCGACGCCAAGACCGGCGGCAACTACGCGGCCTCCCTCCTCGCCCAGGCCGAGGCCGCCGAGCAGGGCTGCGCCCAGGTCTGCTACCTCGACGCGGTCGAGCACAAGTGGATCGAGGAGCTCGGCGGCATGAACCTGTACTTCGTGTACGGGGACAGGATCATCACCCCCTCCCTCACCGGCTCCATCCTGGAGGGCGTCACCCGCGACTCCCTCCTCACCGTCGCCCGCGACCTCGGCTACACCTCCGAGGAGGGCCGCGTCTCCATCGACCAGTGGCAGCGCGACGCGGAGAACGGCACCCTGACCGAGGTCTTCGCCTGCGGCACGGCCGCGGTCATCACCCCCGTCGGCACGGTCAAGCGCACCGGTGCCGAGTGGCAGCAGTCCGGCGGTGAGCCCGGCGAGGTCACCGTGAAGCTGCGCGAGGCGCTCCTCGACATCCAGCGCGGCATCAGCGAGGACAAGCACGGCTGGATGCACCCGCTGGGCTAG